From the genome of Astatotilapia calliptera chromosome 3, fAstCal1.2, whole genome shotgun sequence:
TAGATGAAGGATTATCGATGGTTACACCCCTGTGCTATAAAGAGGATGTATGTTGTATCACAAGATGACTGATCAATTTGTTTCACTAAGTTTTGTAGAGAGTATAGCAGCTGTGGCAGAAATATCAAATCCTTTTTTCTCAAAATTGAATTTTAACTTGTTTCTGGAAATAGAATTACAACTTCAATCTCACCACCATTATTTAAAAATCCCTGAAAAATCGGTACTCTGTTCTCCATTAAAATCCCATTTTAGTTCAGGAGTAACATCATTAAATTTGCTTAAATTTGTTTGAGCACATCAAAACAACTTTCCACTCACCAATTTattacttcctgttaaagggaacagcctctgtttcatttgtttatctGCTGCAgggcatcaacaacaacaaacccagCCCCATCATATAGTACGTAAGGTTACTGTAACACCTGATCAATACATGAGAATCCGTTTGATCTTACAAACAGCTGCTAAACCTGAAAAACTCATTCAATGATTCTGATTCCATTACATACAAGACACTGAATTAATTAATACTGAGGGAACaaacagttatttttttctaatcatCAGTGGAAGTTGAGCTTTGAGTCAAACTGAAAACCttctctaaaataaaaataggaaatcttaaaatatatatgtaactTTTCTTTTCGTGAAAACATGAACTAACACATACAAACAAGATCTAAATAAAAAGAACGTAACATGAACGTAACACTGAGATGATCAGCTGACTTGGACAGTTTTGGTGACCTCAACTTGTGCTCTTCTTGGTTTTATAATCACTTTTTTCAGTCTTACTTCAGGCAAAGTGAAAATATTGTGGGCATGATGTTCACCGCTCTGTTATTTCAGCCCAAGTATTTATCAAACTATCGTCCATCCTGGAAAAACTCTTTGgactcctctgtttttttttttacttggatGTAATGTTTTAGTCTCTACAGTCACAGATTATCCTTATGTTTGATTTAGCAATGCAGGCTTCTCTGATTCTGTGTGAATAGCTGAGCCATTTCCATGCTGCAGTTCATCAGGAGGCTGGTATGAATGCTGactctgttttggttttttacattttctgtatttcaaagaaccaacaacagcagcaacaagaagaacagcagcagaaactgacagaccaactttcagtccaacagatccatcctccttccctccagcctccttccctccatcctctgtgtctcctcttgtctgacctgcaggtgagaaacaggtgtgaggtgtcagctgtcaggtaggtgatgagtgaagaacagaacagaatccatttcctcttcaaactgctgtcagacattatctactgcactctgatcacatcactcagaccagctgctttctacaaagtctcatcaacaacatctttagaaacaaacatcaacaaccaggaagcagcttcacctctgatcacacacacactcaactctactcacttaCCTGAAACAGTCAGGTTGAAGGTGTTGATGGTCTCCCATGATCTTGTCTCTCCACTGAAGACacgacactcgtatgttccagtATCATTAATCGTCACgttcttcagaatcaaagacatgTCTCCAtctttcatctgtctgtcctgcagatccacccggttcataaaagatggatgctgacCATCAGGATCAAACTGCTTGTCTCTGTACGAAAGTATATATTCATCTCCCAGGTCAGCTCTGTTCCACTCCACACCtatgatgttgttgtttggagctcgacatgtaAGAATGATGttctgtccagactcagctgtgatggtTCTTTGGTCTGAAAGAGGaagcaacacagagcagagaggttatATTACACATTGTTCACACTGAGAGTTGCTGTGTTCAGTGATACTGAACAAAATGAGAGCTGTTATCATTGAGAGGATGAGGAGAAGATAAAGGTGCTGCAGAGCTACAGAAAGTGAAATctaagaggaggaaaaaactgTTTGTTCCAGCTATCATTAAAGCGAAAAATGCTGCTAGCACATTTAGTGCCACTGCACACCCACCCTCAGCAGATCTAACTTTAATTCTATTCCTGCTGAAGCCAAagtgtcttttctgtttttgtgttttctctccttttataGTTTGGAGCATTTTTCAAAAAGCCAGAATCTCCTATTTCCATAGCACAGGGTTAGATTTAGTAGAAGGCTTTAACCCTCAGAGGGTTAAAACAGTGCTGTTTGTACCACTTTTTACAATAACCAAAGAGCTCATTATTTATAACAGCAGAAGTCGTATAAACACCAGCGATTCAATGCAGTTTTAAGAAGTGGTCCTTAAAGCCGGAGATATACAAACTGTGCTATGACTACACCCAGAGAGATTTATGATGTAACACATCTCCAGAAACCTGGAGGACTTAGGCTACGTCG
Proteins encoded in this window:
- the LOC113010622 gene encoding neural cell adhesion molecule 2-like, yielding MSAGTASLCSTLLFVDVFVLVSADQKTITAESGQLVNLTCRVPNNNIIVVKWTYMTFQKEYVLLYRDGQFDPENQHPSFKNRVDLQDRQMKDGDVSLILKNVTIDDTGTYECCVVLRVRQPLKVISIIYLHVVPPDQRTITAESGQNIILTCRAPNNNIIGVEWNRADLGDEYILSYRDKQFDPDGQHPSFMNRVDLQDRQMKDGDMSLILKNVTINDTGTYECRVFSGETRSWETINTFNLTVSGQTRGDTEDGGKEAGGKEDGSVGLKVGLSVSAAVLLVAAVVGSLKYRKCKKPKQSQHSYQPPDELQHGNGSAIHTESEKPALLNQT